The Euphorbia lathyris chromosome 2, ddEupLath1.1, whole genome shotgun sequence genome includes a window with the following:
- the LOC136217462 gene encoding uncharacterized protein has product MANLYVKAVPPADLNRNTEWFMYPGVWTTYILILFFSWLVVLSFSGCSPGMAWTVVNLAHFCVTYHCFHWKKGTPFAEDQGIYNSLTWWEQMDNGKQLTRNRKFLTVVPVVLYLIASHTTDYQHPMLFLNTLAVIVLVIAKFPNMHKVRIFGINGDK; this is encoded by the exons ATGGCGAATCTTTATGTGAAGGCAGTGCCACCGGCGGATCTGAACAGGAACACCGAGTGGTTCATGTATCCAGGTGTATGGACTACTTATATACTCATCCTATTCTTCTCTTGGCTTGTCGTTCTCTCCTTCTCTGGTTGCTCTCCCGGTATGGCCTGGACCGTCGTCAATCTCGCCCACTTCTGT GTCACTTACCACTGCTTTCACTGGAAGAAAGGAACACCATTTGCTGAAGACCAGGGGATCTATAATAGCCTAACTTGGTGGGAACAGATGGACAATGGAAAGCAGCTTACTCGCAACAGAAAATTCCTAACTGTTGTTCCTGTTGTGCT GTATTTGATAGCCTCTCACACAACGGATTATCAACATCCAATGCTGTTCTTGAACACACTTGCAGTGATAGTGCTTGTAATTGCCAAGTTCCCAAATATGCATAAGGTTCGCATCTTTGGAATCAATGGAGACAAGTAA
- the LOC136220250 gene encoding dof zinc finger protein DOF2.5-like isoform X1 — protein MDAAPWPQGFQDMKLGKSMEEISSNQCTRSMLERKSRPQEQLNCPRCNSTNTKFCYYNNYSLTQPRYFCKTCRRYWTEGGSLRNVPVGGGSRKNKRSSSSSSSASASSSSSASSKLPDLNPPNLSHFQNPKSLVHQGQDLNLSFPAIHDTQAMELLRTGIASRGLNSFIQTPIQDSNNLYSSGFPMQEFKPTLSFSVEGLGSRYGVEENGGRVLFPLGEVNKELSNTSEIDHDQNKGQGVPSTTNGAGFWNGMFGGNGGGGSW, from the exons ATGGATGCTGCTCCATGGCCACAg GGTTTTCAGGATATGAAACTTGGAAAATCAATGGAGGAAATATCATCAAATCAATGTACAAGGAGTATGTTAGAGAGAAAATCAAGGCCACAAGAGCAATTGAACTGTCCAAGATGTAATTCAACAAACACCAAATTTTGTTATTATAACAACTATAGTCTCACTCAACCAAGATACTTCTGTAAGACTTGTAGAAGGTATTGGACTGAAGGTGGATCTCTCAGAAATGTTCCTGTTGGTGGAGGTtctagaaagaacaaaagatcttcatcttcttcttcatctgcatctgcttcatcttcatcatctgCTTCCTCTAAGCTTCCTGATCTTAATCCCCCTAATTTATCACACTTTCAAAACCCTAAGTCCCTTGTTCATCAAGGCCAAGATCTCAATCTCTCCTTTCCTGCTATTCATGACACTCAAG CTATGGAGCTGCTAAGGACTGGGATAGCTTCAAGGGGGTTGAATTCATTCATCCAGACACCGATCCAGGATTCAAACAACTTATACTCCTCAGGATTCCCAATGCAAGAATTCAAGCCAACACTGAGTTTTTCAGTGGAAGGGCTTGGAAGTAGATATGGAGTTGAAGAAAATGGAGGAAGGGTTTTATTTCCATTAGGAGAAGTGAATAAAGAGCTCTCAAACACAAGTGAAATTGATCATGATCAGAATAAAGGACAAGGTGTTCCTTCAACCACTAATGGTGCTGGATTTTGGAATGGAATGTTTGGTGGAAATGGAGGAGGAGGATCATGgtaa
- the LOC136220250 gene encoding dof zinc finger protein DOF2.5-like isoform X2 produces MDAAPWPQDMKLGKSMEEISSNQCTRSMLERKSRPQEQLNCPRCNSTNTKFCYYNNYSLTQPRYFCKTCRRYWTEGGSLRNVPVGGGSRKNKRSSSSSSSASASSSSSASSKLPDLNPPNLSHFQNPKSLVHQGQDLNLSFPAIHDTQAMELLRTGIASRGLNSFIQTPIQDSNNLYSSGFPMQEFKPTLSFSVEGLGSRYGVEENGGRVLFPLGEVNKELSNTSEIDHDQNKGQGVPSTTNGAGFWNGMFGGNGGGGSW; encoded by the exons ATGGATGCTGCTCCATGGCCACAg GATATGAAACTTGGAAAATCAATGGAGGAAATATCATCAAATCAATGTACAAGGAGTATGTTAGAGAGAAAATCAAGGCCACAAGAGCAATTGAACTGTCCAAGATGTAATTCAACAAACACCAAATTTTGTTATTATAACAACTATAGTCTCACTCAACCAAGATACTTCTGTAAGACTTGTAGAAGGTATTGGACTGAAGGTGGATCTCTCAGAAATGTTCCTGTTGGTGGAGGTtctagaaagaacaaaagatcttcatcttcttcttcatctgcatctgcttcatcttcatcatctgCTTCCTCTAAGCTTCCTGATCTTAATCCCCCTAATTTATCACACTTTCAAAACCCTAAGTCCCTTGTTCATCAAGGCCAAGATCTCAATCTCTCCTTTCCTGCTATTCATGACACTCAAG CTATGGAGCTGCTAAGGACTGGGATAGCTTCAAGGGGGTTGAATTCATTCATCCAGACACCGATCCAGGATTCAAACAACTTATACTCCTCAGGATTCCCAATGCAAGAATTCAAGCCAACACTGAGTTTTTCAGTGGAAGGGCTTGGAAGTAGATATGGAGTTGAAGAAAATGGAGGAAGGGTTTTATTTCCATTAGGAGAAGTGAATAAAGAGCTCTCAAACACAAGTGAAATTGATCATGATCAGAATAAAGGACAAGGTGTTCCTTCAACCACTAATGGTGCTGGATTTTGGAATGGAATGTTTGGTGGAAATGGAGGAGGAGGATCATGgtaa
- the LOC136220250 gene encoding dof zinc finger protein DOF2.5-like isoform X3: MKLGKSMEEISSNQCTRSMLERKSRPQEQLNCPRCNSTNTKFCYYNNYSLTQPRYFCKTCRRYWTEGGSLRNVPVGGGSRKNKRSSSSSSSASASSSSSASSKLPDLNPPNLSHFQNPKSLVHQGQDLNLSFPAIHDTQAMELLRTGIASRGLNSFIQTPIQDSNNLYSSGFPMQEFKPTLSFSVEGLGSRYGVEENGGRVLFPLGEVNKELSNTSEIDHDQNKGQGVPSTTNGAGFWNGMFGGNGGGGSW, translated from the exons ATGAAACTTGGAAAATCAATGGAGGAAATATCATCAAATCAATGTACAAGGAGTATGTTAGAGAGAAAATCAAGGCCACAAGAGCAATTGAACTGTCCAAGATGTAATTCAACAAACACCAAATTTTGTTATTATAACAACTATAGTCTCACTCAACCAAGATACTTCTGTAAGACTTGTAGAAGGTATTGGACTGAAGGTGGATCTCTCAGAAATGTTCCTGTTGGTGGAGGTtctagaaagaacaaaagatcttcatcttcttcttcatctgcatctgcttcatcttcatcatctgCTTCCTCTAAGCTTCCTGATCTTAATCCCCCTAATTTATCACACTTTCAAAACCCTAAGTCCCTTGTTCATCAAGGCCAAGATCTCAATCTCTCCTTTCCTGCTATTCATGACACTCAAG CTATGGAGCTGCTAAGGACTGGGATAGCTTCAAGGGGGTTGAATTCATTCATCCAGACACCGATCCAGGATTCAAACAACTTATACTCCTCAGGATTCCCAATGCAAGAATTCAAGCCAACACTGAGTTTTTCAGTGGAAGGGCTTGGAAGTAGATATGGAGTTGAAGAAAATGGAGGAAGGGTTTTATTTCCATTAGGAGAAGTGAATAAAGAGCTCTCAAACACAAGTGAAATTGATCATGATCAGAATAAAGGACAAGGTGTTCCTTCAACCACTAATGGTGCTGGATTTTGGAATGGAATGTTTGGTGGAAATGGAGGAGGAGGATCATGgtaa